The Pyrenophora tritici-repentis strain M4 chromosome 9, whole genome shotgun sequence sequence CCATTGCCTCCATTTCGTCTGCAAAAGGGTCGTCCTGTGAGGGTGCAGGTCGAGTCGGGAGTGTCTGCGGTACTGTTGGTTTGGAATCACTCTCTGCTAGCAAAGCATCCAGCTCGTCCTCGTTGGGATCCCCACTCTCTACCGGCGCAGCTGATCCTCCAGTTGGAAGGTTTGTAGGTTCTCGGTGTTCCGATAGAGGTCTTGGACCCCCTTGGCCCTCTTGCTCTACGCCATCCATGTGTTCAGCGCTCTCAAGGACTGGAGTCTTCTCTGCAGCCTCGTCCTCGTCCTTTCTTGTAGCACTTCGTGGCTTTCCCTCATCTATCCAGTCTTTCCGCATCATCTGCATGCGCTTTGTGTGTCCGACCTTCTCTATGATGGCTAGGGCATCGGCAAACTTCGCGCGGGGGTACAGATCGTCGAGCCATAGTTGGTACATGTTCAGCATGCGAGCAATATCTCCATACTGTACTTCGATTAGCTCAGGTACAATACGAGCAGACGTCGCACGACATACCTCGTGGCCCTTTCCTTTGAAACGCAGGCGCTCTTTGGAGATTTTGCGCAGGCGGGGGATACCAGGGTCAGACAGAAGCCTTTGATCATCAAGCTTTGGGGCAGGTTGGCGCTTTTTTGTGATTACGATCTCCTCATCCACTCCTAAGCCGCCTGCAGTATCATTCTTATTGCTATTCCAGGATGGCGGTTGTGTCTGCTCCTCGGTCGATTGAACAACATTATTGGGATATGTCACGTCTCCAAGAATATCGTCCAGATCATCGTCGAATTGGTCCGCATTGGTATGTGGGCTCGTTGGTGCCATAATGCTGATAGCAAACTTCGTTATCGTGAGTGTTCCGTCGCAAAGTAAAGTGAGCACGACGCGTTTGACGCGTTCAGCCACATGCACAGACCTACAGCAATGACGCTAGACCAATGTGGCGCAGCTTCGTCTTAGCAAGGGTCCAGTTCGACGCTCACTTCACCGTTTCACTCATACCCCGCTGCTGCTTGTGACGAGTCTTATGTATTGAAGCCCATCTAGTTCCTCGGCCTATTGCGACCACTCCCCCGCATTTGTTGTACTGTGCCGCAGCCACTTTGGTACCAACGGAATCGAATTTCGCCCGTGACCGAACCGCCGGAAGCTCAACGCGACTGAAAGCCCATTCAATGCCAGACATCAATCTTCTCTCCGCAGATGCGGTAGCTCCTAGACTAGACTATCTGTTGCGCCGCGCCCGTATTGTCAAAGAGAGCGCATCCGTAAACCCGCCACTGCATGTTTCCGAACTTGTGCCAGAGAACGAGCCTCTTCTGGGCGAGATCGAAGGCGGGAGTGCAGTGCGCGCACTTGCAGTCGAGAGCGCAGCGAAGAGTGTTTTCTATGCCAATCTCGTCAGTCACTACGCCGTTGTCCCAGTTCTGGAGGAAGCTTACAGATCTAGGGCGCCACTAGTATCGAGGAGCCAGCCTTTGTAACCATCTGGAACCTGCTGGATATTCTGCAATATTGTGGAGACCGAGGTACGTCTCCTGCGTGAATCGACGTGTTTAGACTGACTTTTGCAGACCTATGTCATCCACAGCTAGTCTTGTTGCTCATCGAAGAGCTGCTCGACAGCCAGTCCATCTCTGGCTGTCGCATAGTATTCAACTTCC is a genomic window containing:
- a CDS encoding replication fork protection component Swi3, with the protein product MAPTSPHTNADQFDDDLDDILGDVTYPNNVVQSTEEQTQPPSWNSNKNDTAGGLGVDEEIVITKKRQPAPKLDDQRLLSDPGIPRLRKISKERLRFKGKGHEYGDIARMLNMYQLWLDDLYPRAKFADALAIIEKVGHTKRMQMMRKDWIDEGKPRSATRKDEDEAAEKTPVLESAEHMDGVEQEGQGGPRPLSEHREPTNLPTGGSAAPVESGDPNEDELDALLAESDSKPTVPQTLPTRPAPSQDDPFADEMEAMADMDDMWD